From the genome of Papaver somniferum cultivar HN1 chromosome 2, ASM357369v1, whole genome shotgun sequence, one region includes:
- the LOC113348274 gene encoding uncharacterized protein LOC113348274, translated as MEGLMVENQANLVPHTPGTGRYAVLKFDDLTNSRAPRDLGAKLIGISHSYMVVFPYGSVTMFNVHDHEIDRHLEIIKRHASGSLSEMFKCSGDLPVPRNYFDYEVREKPDLQTWMQGGPNYIMLQHLNIDGICTIGSVLGQSVALDYYCRLVDQLVNEYSGVNFRLEASGDCKKGIKQSILLGEMEDIAIAIYRFGLSERFCRLFSMVHLVVYRRAKASASSAVDVLKMPFPVSFPVPSQSRNTNPNPALVFLDTQEASQFSLMMSLLGKIQCTFFAVFFLCLCKLMLLL; from the exons ATGGAAGGGTTAATGGTTGAGAATCAAGCCAATTTGGTCCCCCATACTCCAGGAACTGGCAGATATGCTGTTCTAAAATTTGACGACCTTACTAATTCTCGTGCTCCTCGA GATTTGGGGGCTAAGTTAATTGGAATTTCTCACTCTTACATGGTGGTTTTCCCATATGGATCCGTCACGATGTTTAATGTGCATGATCACGAAATTGATAGGCACCTGGAAATTATCAAAAGACATGCTTCAGGGTCGCTGTCTGAAATGTTTAAGTGCAGTGGAGACTTGCCGGTGCCACGGAATTACTTCG ATTACGAGGTGAGAGAAAAGCCGGATTTACAAACGTGGATGCAAGGTGGGCCAAACTATATAATGCTGCAGCACTTGAACATTGATGGTATCTGTACGATTGGTAGTGTTCTTGGCCAAAGTGTTGCTCTTGATTACTACTGTCGCCTG GTTGATCAATTGGTTAACGAATATTCAGGCGTAAATTTTCGATTGGAGGCAAGTGGTGATTGTAAAAAAGGGATAAAGCAGTCGATACTGCTCGGCGAAATGGAGGACATTGCAATTGCTATTTATAGGTTTGGGCTATCTGAGAG ATTTTGCAGGTTGTTTTCTATGGTCCATCTTGTTGTGTACAGAAGAGCTAaagcttctgcttcttctgctgtTGATGTTCTGAAGATGCCCTTTCCTGTTTCCTTTCCTGTACCTAGCCAATCACGCAACACAAACCCAAATCCTGCATTAGTATTTTTAGACACCCAAGAAGCATCACAATTCAGTTTAATGATGTCTCTACTAGGGAAGATCCAGTGTACATTCTTTGCAGTATTTTTTCTGTGTTTATGTAAGTTAATGCTGCTACTGTGA